A region of Nitrosarchaeum sp. DNA encodes the following proteins:
- a CDS encoding Ig-like domain-containing protein, giving the protein MNSHIILLSVVFSLFLAGTVSTYSFAETNTVEVVENRIVTLVGEGVDPDDDTLTFEWVQVDGEPVKLSSKNVAMPTFMAPEVVNGQIKVLTFTLTVTDPFGAASSDSVEVIVNPVNHAPIVSAGRDQVTFKTINVVTLVSSVVDPDGDSLTYNWKQIAGQTIPLSSTTGKYLTILPMHIDYSQTNPLTFELTVEDGFGGVGSDTVSVYPLTGLLSNRLISIQAGPMQTVHEGETVTLSATGQTANGQPISYSWVQLIGTGVSLNAYTGSTVTFTAPDLPDETEMILSFQVTGYSAGNGWANALALVKVIPSNAGPLADAGPDQSVGEKALVKLIGTATDPDDAESKLRYSWKQTSGMNVQLYEQASFSVYFFSPMINTNSETLTFELTVTDPSGNSDKDDVSVVVSTVNLPPRANAGPDRKIIGESQVTVTGSGFDPEGLPITYEWKQLAGETVTFDTTKPTFSFKAPSVVSGETKRMVFQLTVTDSENQKGSDQLILLVVPENSAPIVDAGVDQIADERTMVNLVCSAYDPDGDAVTSTWTSSNSDVVINAPSSLSTSVTLPAVTADQTISMTCTASDGRLSSSDSMNIKVVNTLNLPIIADAGPDQIVNENVKISLDGSKSNDPEEQKLSYMWTQVSGETVKLSSTSSVTPSFTSPIVANNEIKVLVFELKVFDDNGRSSTDTVTITVDPVNAAPTATATAKQS; this is encoded by the coding sequence GTGAATTCGCATATTATCTTACTATCTGTAGTTTTTAGTCTGTTTTTAGCTGGTACCGTATCAACTTACTCTTTTGCTGAAACCAACACTGTCGAAGTTGTTGAGAATAGAATAGTTACACTAGTTGGCGAAGGAGTTGATCCTGATGACGACACTCTAACATTTGAATGGGTGCAAGTTGATGGTGAACCAGTTAAATTATCATCAAAGAATGTTGCAATGCCAACATTCATGGCACCAGAGGTTGTAAACGGTCAAATCAAAGTCTTGACATTCACACTAACTGTAACTGACCCATTTGGTGCAGCAAGTTCTGATTCTGTTGAAGTTATTGTAAACCCAGTTAATCATGCCCCAATTGTAAGTGCAGGCAGAGATCAAGTCACATTTAAAACAATTAACGTAGTTACTCTAGTCAGCAGCGTTGTAGATCCTGATGGTGATTCATTGACCTATAACTGGAAACAGATTGCAGGTCAAACAATTCCGTTATCTTCTACTACTGGAAAATATCTAACCATTCTTCCAATGCATATTGATTATTCTCAAACCAATCCTCTAACATTCGAACTTACTGTTGAAGATGGCTTTGGTGGTGTAGGAAGTGACACCGTAAGCGTTTATCCATTAACTGGTCTTTTATCAAATAGATTAATTTCAATTCAAGCAGGCCCAATGCAAACTGTACATGAAGGAGAAACCGTTACACTTAGTGCAACTGGTCAAACCGCAAATGGACAACCAATAAGTTACTCTTGGGTACAACTAATTGGAACAGGAGTATCATTGAATGCATACACTGGTTCAACAGTCACATTTACAGCTCCTGATCTTCCAGATGAAACTGAAATGATTCTATCATTCCAAGTAACTGGTTATTCAGCTGGAAATGGATGGGCAAATGCATTGGCATTAGTTAAAGTAATTCCATCCAACGCTGGTCCATTAGCTGACGCAGGACCAGATCAAAGTGTAGGTGAAAAAGCATTAGTAAAATTAATTGGAACAGCTACTGATCCTGACGATGCTGAAAGCAAATTACGATATTCTTGGAAACAAACATCTGGAATGAATGTGCAATTATATGAACAGGCTTCATTCTCTGTGTATTTCTTCTCACCAATGATTAACACTAATTCTGAAACTCTAACTTTTGAACTAACTGTAACTGATCCTTCTGGCAACTCTGACAAAGACGATGTGTCTGTTGTTGTTAGCACTGTAAACTTGCCACCAAGAGCAAATGCAGGTCCAGATAGAAAGATTATTGGAGAATCACAAGTAACTGTAACTGGTTCAGGCTTTGATCCAGAAGGTCTGCCAATAACTTATGAATGGAAACAACTAGCCGGAGAAACAGTCACATTTGATACTACTAAACCAACATTCTCATTTAAAGCACCATCAGTAGTTTCTGGCGAAACTAAACGAATGGTATTCCAATTAACCGTAACTGACTCTGAAAACCAGAAGGGAAGTGATCAACTGATTCTCCTTGTAGTTCCAGAAAACAGTGCACCAATCGTAGATGCTGGCGTTGATCAAATTGCTGATGAGAGAACTATGGTTAATCTAGTTTGTTCAGCATATGACCCAGACGGTGATGCAGTCACATCAACATGGACTTCATCTAATAGTGATGTTGTAATTAATGCTCCTTCATCTCTAAGTACTTCTGTAACACTACCAGCAGTCACTGCCGACCAAACCATTAGCATGACATGTACTGCCTCTGATGGTAGATTGTCTTCATCTGATAGCATGAACATTAAAGTTGTAAACACATTGAATCTACCAATCATAGCAGATGCAGGTCCTGATCAAATCGTAAATGAGAATGTCAAGATTTCATTAGATGGCAGCAAGAGCAATGACCCAGAAGAACAAAAACTATCATACATGTGGACTCAAGTATCTGGTGAAACAGTAAAGTTGTCTTCAACATCTTCAGTAACCCCATCATTTACATCTCCAATTGTTGCAAATAACGAAATCAAGGTACTAGTCTTTGAACTCAAAGTCTTTGATGACAATGGTCGTTCATCAACTGATACTGTGACAATTACAGTTGATCCAGTTAACGCTGCACCAACAGCAACTGCAACTGCCAAACAATCTTAA
- a CDS encoding MFS transporter, whose translation MIDLVLDWLTRDGKLLLSARIVRTFSYGFLSMILAIYLSFIGFDEILIGFILSATLVNSIIFNLFSSFFADRIGRKKVLIIYASLMGISGGIFFATENYFALIIAAFIGTINVTGSETGAFLSLEQAILPQTVKDNKKRNTIFGIYNMIGTFAMAGGILLASLPQIMQDTFDYSAIDSFKPLFAIYLLAGIVVVIIYFFFSKNIEVKKPLDSKSFSSNLSPKSKKIILKMSSLFALDSFAGGFVIQSIVAFWFFTKFGVDLTTLSMIFSIAGVLTAISFFFAAKIADKIGLINTMVFTHIPSNVLLILVAIAPTFHIALALYLARMSLSQMDVPTRQAYIVAVVEENERTAAAGITNTSRNIAQSISPSITGAIIHSLWFSAPFVIGGFLKIIYDVGIYASFRNTKPSHESD comes from the coding sequence GTGATTGACTTGGTTTTGGATTGGTTGACTAGAGATGGAAAATTACTATTATCTGCCAGAATAGTCAGAACATTTTCTTATGGGTTTTTGAGCATGATTTTGGCAATTTATCTAAGCTTTATTGGATTTGACGAAATTTTAATTGGTTTTATTTTATCTGCAACTCTTGTTAATAGTATAATTTTTAATTTGTTTTCTAGTTTTTTTGCCGACCGTATTGGACGAAAAAAAGTTCTAATCATTTACGCATCACTTATGGGAATCTCTGGTGGAATATTCTTTGCAACTGAAAATTATTTTGCATTGATAATTGCTGCATTTATTGGAACGATAAATGTTACTGGATCAGAAACTGGAGCATTTTTGTCATTAGAGCAGGCAATCCTTCCACAAACTGTCAAAGACAACAAAAAAAGAAATACCATTTTTGGAATATACAATATGATTGGAACCTTTGCAATGGCTGGAGGTATCTTACTTGCTTCATTGCCGCAAATAATGCAAGATACCTTTGATTATTCTGCAATTGATTCATTCAAACCATTATTCGCGATATATTTACTTGCAGGAATTGTAGTTGTAATAATCTATTTTTTCTTTTCAAAAAACATTGAAGTCAAAAAACCACTTGACTCTAAATCATTCTCATCTAATCTATCTCCAAAATCAAAAAAGATTATTCTTAAAATGTCGTCTTTATTTGCATTAGATTCTTTTGCTGGGGGATTTGTGATTCAAAGCATCGTTGCTTTTTGGTTTTTTACAAAGTTTGGTGTAGACCTTACAACCCTGTCTATGATTTTTTCGATTGCAGGAGTGTTGACAGCAATCTCATTTTTCTTTGCAGCAAAGATTGCAGATAAGATAGGATTGATAAATACAATGGTTTTTACTCATATTCCGTCTAATGTTTTATTGATTCTAGTTGCAATTGCTCCTACTTTTCATATTGCACTTGCATTGTATTTGGCTAGAATGAGTTTATCTCAGATGGATGTTCCAACAAGACAAGCATACATTGTTGCAGTAGTCGAGGAAAATGAAAGAACTGCTGCTGCTGGAATAACAAACACATCGCGAAATATTGCACAATCTATTAGTCCGTCTATTACTGGTGCAATAATTCATTCTCTATGGTTTTCTGCTCCTTTTGTAATTGGTGGATTTTTAAAAATTATTTATGATGTTGGAATTTATGCTAGTTTTAGAAATACAAAACCATCTCATGAATCTGATTAG
- a CDS encoding Yip1 family protein gives MKVSIIKDIIIHPKKAFVEITENEKEYFGIALIIVGIQMLVGLLEFDNIMGFLVSDTENKTIVHQFYLIISSIGGAFLMAWLVLKISKKINKTQSNFKRVFSAIQFALIPGLLIGTPIQVIALSLFSENITMENFFSSISIITVINIPFIIWSIILWIMACKQSLQLNTPNVIATAILVMIIMAVVFFPISILLTRSPFQGLF, from the coding sequence ATGAAAGTTTCTATAATCAAAGACATCATCATTCATCCAAAAAAAGCATTTGTTGAAATTACTGAAAACGAAAAAGAGTATTTTGGAATAGCGCTAATTATTGTAGGAATACAAATGCTTGTTGGACTTTTGGAGTTTGACAATATTATGGGTTTTCTAGTGTCAGATACTGAAAATAAAACAATCGTACATCAGTTTTATTTGATCATATCAAGTATCGGCGGAGCATTTCTTATGGCATGGTTAGTTCTTAAGATTTCAAAAAAGATAAACAAAACACAATCAAATTTCAAAAGAGTTTTTTCGGCAATACAGTTTGCTTTGATTCCAGGTTTGTTGATTGGCACACCAATTCAGGTAATTGCTCTATCTTTATTTTCTGAAAATATTACAATGGAGAATTTTTTTAGTTCAATATCCATAATTACAGTAATTAATATTCCATTTATAATTTGGAGCATAATTCTCTGGATTATGGCATGCAAGCAAAGTCTTCAGTTAAACACACCAAATGTAATTGCAACTGCCATACTAGTCATGATAATAATGGCTGTGGTTTTTTTCCCAATCAGTATTTTGTTGACCCGCTCACCATTTCAGGGCTTGTTTTAA
- a CDS encoding YIP1 family protein: MVGTNMTIFKDVIISPQKAFVEIGNNGKKYFPFAFVILLGTVISSPILSYYVNSQIYFHFVEETLPFDFSSIFFEIELGFLYGIGFTYLAYTIGKKIGGQGSFKGVFSSLCFAALPITIVGFFILLSLGFVSLSNFKHGGAFSLYYLMIIVIVIWGFVLGLFAIIKSHQLSFLKAILTMLTSGVIIIAISIPILFLIELNDQIPHFKI, encoded by the coding sequence ATGGTTGGAACTAATATGACAATATTCAAAGATGTTATAATTTCGCCTCAAAAAGCGTTTGTTGAAATTGGCAATAATGGAAAAAAATATTTTCCTTTTGCTTTCGTTATTCTGTTAGGAACTGTAATTTCATCTCCAATTCTATCTTATTATGTTAATTCACAAATTTATTTTCATTTTGTTGAAGAAACATTGCCTTTTGATTTTTCATCAATCTTTTTTGAAATCGAGCTTGGATTTCTTTATGGTATTGGTTTTACATATTTGGCATATACTATTGGTAAAAAAATTGGAGGTCAAGGTTCATTCAAAGGTGTATTTTCTTCGTTATGTTTTGCCGCACTTCCAATTACGATTGTTGGATTTTTTATTCTCTTATCATTAGGATTTGTTTCACTGTCTAATTTTAAACACGGTGGTGCATTTTCACTGTATTACTTGATGATCATAGTAATTGTGATATGGGGATTTGTTTTAGGGTTATTTGCAATAATAAAATCTCATCAACTAAGCTTTTTGAAAGCAATCTTAACTATGCTTACATCAGGGGTCATCATAATTGCCATATCAATACCTATTTTGTTTTTAATAGAACTAAATGATCAAATCCCACATTTTAAAATATGA
- the sufB gene encoding Fe-S cluster assembly protein SufB yields MATENLNMDYTKYDFKDSTDLYVHLSKKGLSKETVIAISKMKDEPQWMLDFRLRSFEIFMKKPMPTWGGDLSVIDFQNIYYYAKATEKTEKSWDDVPAEVKATFDKLGIPEAEKKFLAGVGAQYESEVVYHSLREDLAKQGVLFLDTDSALKQYPEIFKKYFGKIIPPEDNKFAALNSAVWSGGSFIYIPPGVKVDMPLQAYFRINAENIGQFERTLIIADEGSEVHYIEGCTAPVYSSESLHSAVVELVAHKDAKLRYTTIQNWSSDVYNLVTKRAYAYEGATVEWIDGNIGSKLTMKYPGIYLLGERAYGETLSIAFAGKGQHQDTGAKMVHLAPNTTSKITSKSVSRLDGRSTYRGLLNVAKGATNVKSTVRCDALLLDDTSKTDTYPYMEINQEDATITHEATVGKIGDEQIFYLMTRGFTEEEALSLIVNGFMEPFTKELPMEYAVELNRLIKLEMDDSVG; encoded by the coding sequence ATGGCTACAGAAAATCTAAACATGGATTATACAAAATATGATTTTAAAGACTCTACTGACTTGTATGTACATCTCAGTAAAAAAGGACTCTCAAAAGAGACTGTTATTGCAATTAGCAAAATGAAAGATGAACCACAATGGATGCTTGACTTTAGATTAAGATCTTTTGAAATCTTCATGAAAAAGCCAATGCCAACTTGGGGCGGAGATCTTAGCGTTATTGATTTTCAAAATATTTACTATTATGCAAAAGCAACTGAGAAAACTGAAAAGAGCTGGGATGATGTTCCAGCTGAAGTAAAAGCTACTTTTGATAAATTAGGAATTCCAGAAGCTGAAAAGAAATTTTTGGCAGGTGTTGGTGCACAATACGAATCAGAAGTTGTTTATCATAGTCTAAGAGAAGACTTGGCAAAACAAGGTGTCTTGTTTTTGGATACTGACTCTGCACTAAAACAATATCCTGAAATCTTCAAAAAATATTTTGGTAAAATTATTCCTCCAGAGGACAACAAGTTTGCAGCATTAAACAGTGCAGTATGGAGTGGTGGTTCATTTATCTACATTCCACCAGGAGTCAAAGTTGACATGCCATTACAAGCATATTTCAGAATTAATGCTGAAAACATTGGGCAATTTGAGAGAACACTAATAATAGCTGATGAAGGTTCTGAGGTTCACTATATCGAAGGATGTACTGCCCCTGTTTATTCTTCGGAATCATTACATTCAGCAGTAGTTGAACTAGTAGCACACAAAGATGCAAAATTACGTTACACTACAATCCAAAACTGGAGTAGTGATGTGTATAATCTAGTTACAAAACGTGCTTATGCATATGAAGGTGCAACTGTAGAATGGATTGATGGAAACATTGGAAGTAAACTCACAATGAAATATCCTGGAATCTATTTACTAGGTGAGCGAGCATATGGCGAAACACTCTCAATTGCTTTTGCAGGAAAAGGACAACACCAAGACACGGGTGCCAAAATGGTTCATCTTGCACCAAATACCACATCAAAAATTACATCAAAATCTGTTAGCAGATTAGATGGAAGATCAACTTACAGAGGATTACTTAATGTTGCAAAGGGCGCAACTAATGTAAAATCAACTGTAAGATGTGATGCATTACTATTAGACGATACATCAAAAACTGATACATATCCTTACATGGAAATTAATCAAGAAGATGCAACAATTACCCATGAAGCAACTGTAGGAAAAATCGGGGATGAACAAATTTTCTATCTGATGACTAGAGGTTTTACAGAAGAAGAAGCATTATCTTTGATTGTCAATGGATTCATGGAACCATTCACAAAAGAATTACCAATGGAATACGCAGTAGAATTAAATCGCCTTATCAAATTAGAGATGGACGACTCAGTGGGTTAA
- the sufD gene encoding Fe-S cluster assembly protein SufD has product MSQTLSQINSRHVEEISSSRNEPDWLKKYRQSSLSIYDSLPIETSPLYNKYTDAKKMDPQQVSFSATTTSNVPSFLQKRLSELEKETSIIQIGSNTHKIHISDDLKSKGLVITSIDDAIKNNSDLVKKALEASNSKEDKFTALNNAAFNSGIFIHIPRNLILEKPIHILSCLSDDGISTIARNVIFADESSKAVIIQELYSFKAQKQQAYLELLNTNIAANAQLDVTTLQMMDQTTVNFSTRRTDLGQDAKVNWYSGLFGSMLSRYKIEYFLNGTGASSNDSEVIFGNNEQSFDIQTNVNHESPSTDARVVEKSILRNKSKSLFKGMIRIKEKATKSNSFLSGRSILLDKDAKSDAIPGLEIFTNDVKATHSASVAQIDEEQIFYLKTRCLTEAEAERTIIEGFLEPLSRKMSYQVRAWIAYLIESKWESRELTINTDEELTKFVEIEETRYNEDSEIEQHYKYR; this is encoded by the coding sequence ATGTCTCAAACACTATCGCAAATTAACTCTCGACATGTTGAAGAAATCTCTTCATCACGAAATGAACCTGATTGGTTAAAGAAATATCGACAGAGTTCATTATCCATTTATGACTCATTACCAATTGAGACATCTCCATTATACAACAAATACACTGACGCAAAAAAAATGGATCCTCAACAAGTTTCATTTTCTGCAACTACAACTAGTAACGTACCATCCTTTCTTCAAAAAAGATTATCTGAATTAGAAAAAGAGACTAGCATAATCCAAATCGGGAGTAATACCCACAAAATTCACATCTCAGATGATCTAAAATCAAAAGGATTGGTAATCACTTCAATTGATGATGCAATAAAAAATAATTCTGATCTAGTAAAAAAAGCACTCGAGGCATCAAATTCAAAAGAAGATAAGTTTACTGCACTAAACAATGCCGCATTTAATTCAGGAATCTTTATCCACATTCCACGTAATCTAATACTTGAAAAACCGATTCATATCTTATCTTGCTTATCTGATGATGGAATTTCAACCATTGCAAGAAATGTTATCTTTGCAGATGAAAGCAGCAAGGCAGTAATAATTCAGGAATTATATTCATTTAAAGCACAAAAACAACAAGCATACCTTGAATTATTAAACACAAACATTGCTGCAAACGCACAACTCGATGTTACAACATTACAAATGATGGACCAAACAACTGTAAACTTTTCTACTAGACGAACTGATTTGGGGCAAGATGCCAAAGTCAACTGGTATTCTGGTTTATTTGGTTCAATGCTGTCTAGATACAAAATAGAATATTTCCTTAATGGAACTGGTGCATCCTCAAATGACTCTGAGGTGATATTTGGAAACAATGAGCAATCTTTTGATATTCAAACAAACGTGAATCATGAAAGCCCATCAACTGATGCTAGAGTAGTTGAAAAATCAATTCTAAGAAACAAATCAAAATCCCTTTTCAAAGGAATGATTAGAATTAAAGAAAAAGCAACAAAATCAAATTCATTTCTGTCTGGACGTTCTATCTTACTTGATAAGGATGCAAAATCTGATGCCATTCCAGGACTGGAAATTTTCACTAACGATGTTAAAGCAACACATTCTGCTTCTGTTGCCCAAATTGATGAGGAACAGATTTTCTACCTAAAAACAAGATGTTTGACTGAAGCTGAGGCTGAAAGAACAATTATTGAAGGATTCTTGGAACCGTTATCTCGAAAAATGTCCTACCAGGTTAGAGCATGGATTGCATACTTGATTGAATCTAAATGGGAATCACGAGAATTAACAATTAACACTGATGAGGAGCTCACAAAGTTTGTTGAAATTGAAGAAACACGTTACAACGAAGATTCTGAAATTGAGCAGCATTACAAGTATCGGTGA
- a CDS encoding non-heme iron oxygenase ferredoxin subunit, whose product MINVTQWIKACKLDQVKTGQLFGFTYDDKKILLANQKGKIFATDLICTHADADLSTGFLTDEGVRCPLHLSVFNLQNGKPENLPAEIPLNTYNVKIDQNEIYVEV is encoded by the coding sequence GTGATTAATGTGACTCAGTGGATTAAAGCTTGTAAATTAGACCAAGTAAAGACAGGTCAGCTTTTTGGATTTACTTATGATGATAAAAAAATTCTTTTGGCAAATCAAAAAGGAAAAATTTTTGCAACTGATCTAATATGTACTCATGCAGATGCAGATCTTTCTACAGGATTTCTCACCGATGAAGGTGTGAGATGTCCACTACATCTTTCTGTTTTTAATTTGCAAAATGGTAAACCTGAAAATCTTCCTGCTGAAATACCATTAAACACATACAATGTTAAAATAGATCAAAACGAGATCTATGTGGAGGTTTAG
- a CDS encoding cysteine desulfurase has product MQSAQTTFENLRKDFPILQRIVRDNKTLVYLDNASTTQKPNQVIDAITDYYRNHNANIHRAVYALAEEATELYESTRDKIANFIHIPNREEIIFVRGTTEAINLVAYAWGRNHIQKDDIIVTTEYEHHSNIVPWQLLTQEKGAKLVYIGMADNGELILDDLDKYLATGKVKLVTFSLMSNVLGTITDAEKIISKCKEHGVLTLVDGAQAVPHMPVNVEKLGCDFFAFSGHKMLGPTGIGVLWVRKSVLESMNPFHGGGDMIREVHKYETTWNDLPYKFEAGTPNIADVIGLGTAIDYLTKLGMENVREHEIELTTYAIEKLSQVKGLTIYGTKDISKRGGVISFNFSDVHPHDVAQIIDEEGIAVRSGHHCAQVLMERLNVAATSRASFYIYNTKEEVDSLITALTKVARIFKL; this is encoded by the coding sequence ATGCAAAGTGCACAAACTACTTTTGAGAATTTACGAAAAGATTTTCCTATCTTACAACGTATAGTTAGAGATAATAAAACACTTGTGTATCTAGATAATGCGTCTACAACACAAAAACCAAACCAAGTAATTGATGCAATTACTGATTATTATAGAAATCATAACGCAAACATTCACAGAGCAGTCTATGCTCTAGCAGAAGAGGCAACTGAACTTTATGAATCTACTAGAGATAAAATTGCAAATTTTATACACATACCAAATAGAGAAGAGATTATTTTTGTTAGGGGAACTACAGAAGCAATTAATCTAGTTGCATATGCATGGGGACGAAATCATATCCAAAAAGATGACATCATAGTTACAACTGAATATGAACATCATAGCAATATAGTACCTTGGCAGCTCTTAACGCAAGAAAAAGGAGCCAAGTTAGTATACATTGGAATGGCTGATAATGGAGAGCTAATTTTAGATGATCTTGATAAATATCTTGCAACAGGTAAAGTCAAACTTGTAACATTTAGTCTAATGTCTAATGTTCTTGGTACCATTACTGATGCAGAAAAAATAATCTCAAAATGTAAAGAACATGGTGTGCTTACTCTAGTAGATGGTGCACAAGCTGTTCCTCACATGCCAGTAAACGTTGAGAAACTTGGTTGTGACTTTTTTGCATTTTCTGGTCATAAAATGCTAGGACCTACAGGAATCGGAGTTTTATGGGTACGAAAATCGGTATTGGAATCTATGAATCCATTTCATGGCGGTGGTGATATGATAAGAGAAGTTCACAAATACGAAACTACCTGGAATGATTTACCTTACAAATTTGAAGCTGGTACTCCCAACATTGCAGATGTTATTGGATTAGGTACTGCCATTGACTATCTTACAAAACTTGGGATGGAAAATGTACGAGAACATGAAATTGAACTTACCACTTATGCTATTGAAAAACTATCTCAGGTAAAGGGACTTACGATTTATGGCACAAAAGATATTTCTAAAAGAGGCGGTGTGATATCATTTAATTTTTCAGATGTTCATCCTCATGATGTAGCACAAATCATAGATGAAGAAGGAATTGCAGTCCGTTCAGGACATCATTGCGCTCAGGTATTAATGGAAAGACTAAATGTTGCAGCTACATCTCGAGCAAGTTTTTACATTTACAATACTAAAGAAGAGGTTGACTCTTTAATTACTGCATTAACTAAAGTTGCGAGGATCTTCAAATTATGA
- a CDS encoding iron-sulfur cluster assembly scaffold protein, which produces MSGNADIYHEMIIDYSRNPINFGKIENPDVTFHDSNPLCGDSIDIDMKITDNKVSDIKFHGKGCAICMACSSVLTEITKGKGIDEVRNITKHDVLSELGLEHLQAVRIKCALLSLKVLKSALYSYLGTHMKDSQDVDKLKEEAANLY; this is translated from the coding sequence ATGAGCGGCAATGCAGACATTTATCATGAGATGATAATTGATTATTCAAGAAACCCAATTAATTTTGGTAAGATAGAAAATCCAGATGTCACTTTTCATGATTCTAATCCATTATGTGGTGACAGTATTGACATTGATATGAAAATTACAGATAACAAGGTATCTGATATCAAATTTCATGGCAAAGGCTGTGCTATCTGTATGGCATGTTCTTCAGTATTAACAGAAATTACAAAAGGTAAGGGCATTGATGAAGTTCGAAATATTACTAAACATGATGTATTAAGTGAGCTTGGATTAGAACACTTGCAAGCAGTTCGCATAAAATGTGCTTTGCTTTCACTTAAAGTATTGAAATCTGCTCTATACTCTTATCTTGGAACTCATATGAAAGATTCTCAAGATGTCGATAAGTTAAAAGAAGAGGCAGCAAACCTGTACTGA